A section of the Carya illinoinensis cultivar Pawnee chromosome 12, C.illinoinensisPawnee_v1, whole genome shotgun sequence genome encodes:
- the LOC122290409 gene encoding uncharacterized protein LOC122290409 isoform X1, which yields MPGNEVEDRVHNFFGQENSSQGHHHSQTGHGNWPVLNSNLLVGNQRQIGASFISDSKNYNVQQSDDSERGGGSQSLRVQHGFNLTQSNVRSEFGRSLPQNQHTTLNGYVHGRQFVQTRQNEANLLGMDTEADRHNLTLQGISILESQRGSGPELTKKNPSRLEDTESPVNYDFLGGQQQMSGQQPGMLQSLPRQHSGINDMQVLQQQFMLTQMQELHRQQLEERQQSSINQVSPVPKQTAPNHSAALVNGIPINEAGNYPWPPELVSGNSNWLQRGASQVIQGSSSGLMLSPEQGQALRLMGLVPQQVDQSLYGVPISSVRSTPSQNSHDQLDKPAFHQVSSSGNSFSGHQYATFPGQASMHDETFASRQNFQAKNMFGPAAGQGLNTVPNLENLQQVNPQQRSASMQELNVRQELNGSSETSHEKTLVQVAPSQSVSSLDPAEQKILFGSDENLWDAFGRSTRAGNMLDGTDFFNGFPSVQSGSWSALMQSAVAETSSADLGLQEEWSGPTFGDTGPPTGNQQPLTINDSSKQPVWTDNSLQTASALSSRPFPLSDDANRPSTSNNYFKVPGVQQSGLKNLHQQGDRFQNNSSNRSIPQFQEEGSKWLDRNPLQKPLTEGSHIYGNFAQPSGVETSTKNISGSLAHPQIISSYNSVGQPYNRSNGWNFTESLSPDSGSTLKHHENEKSSQLTQSSDHKGAAHLGTGHGAGRWKATAAPNSSAASEHVKSGIGSLQVFREDSSSNSIAAIPNSSTLRANQERSQQLQNINNLDFWKDVQSSGNSKGNEDLGKYRHHLDENPQFLESPGNNGLDKGTVEMNEKENLNKKENSSDSSRSNMLHHTPTSGLRESVWLDASDSHNLIESKQKLSNQLNRKSGTRRFQYHPMGDVDIVEPSYGPKHIANSQAMSQQVSQGLRGHDQVYVGQSRFSDQADRNSMELEKVDTKGLDEIPLKSMLPGYVPNSSGPYDNSVGNYASNKTATSSQNMLELLHKVDQSNERGIGRHISSSNHCPSSEMPETETSDGPVSHFQRNQSSATQGFGLQLAPPSQRLPIPDRVLSSQSSSQTVLGSSHVASGTGDKANMWFALTASVQSLASSHESSQGEFRHNISDSSGQMPNKQSQYNVHGKFSTALMSGSPSHHQGQHTTVASGQLMLDQTGQSVLASAPDASTRTQHDLACSAELSQPNSSDQTHSRDPQSIPSSERMQVSLPSVTPGISQLTAFSKMVPNLWNSVKSQQHLLAAQPSKASSNLFKFHHQSDNNSGPLKLDNQDAQKGGDGKSGFITSSINSQGFAGKEQLLGKNPGQQMSAENNDPVENMLSLSQGRESVVNPLSDSPHSNAASTQRDIEAFGRSLRPNNAMHQNYSLLHQVQAMKTGEIDPSNHSAKRFKGPDSDRDVQHIAPKGGQPSYGYNNMVRDASCDHSLGPSGDSKMLSFSAKPGESQDTNASAQDMYAFVRDNHHNLSSSSSATAVRSENSQISPQMAPSWFEQYGSFKNGQTLPTYDVQKTATAKALEQPFIVGKPTDSLLACSSTDQVNAAPDASHLAYVHQSSYSTSVANEQPSSHHLLPPDVTDHSMITVRPKKRKSATSELIPWHKELTEGSQRLQNISVAELVWAQAVNRLIEKVEDEAEAVEDGPLILIPKRRLILTTQLMQQLLHPPPAGVISADSRSHYESIAYFIARSVLGYACGAISIPGNDAFMATDNRSLLSEKLTTFGSAHHRCLKVMEDFIGKARKLETDLLRLDNRTSILDLRVEYQDLERFSVINRFAKFHGRGQVDGPETSSSSDTTANSQKSCPQRYVTALPMPRNLPDRVQCLSL from the exons ATGCCTGGCAACGAAGTTGAAGACAGGGTCCACAATTTCTTTGGCCAAGAGAACTCGTCTCAGGGCCATCATCATTCACAAACAGGTCACGGAAACTGGCCTGTTTTAAATAGCAATCTGTTGGTTGGAAACCAGAGACAGATCGGTGCTTCTTTTATTTCCGATTCAAAGAATTACAATGTACAGCAGTCAG ATGACTCTGAGAGGGGAGGAGGAAGTCAGTCTTTGCGTGTGCAACATGGTTTCAACTTGACACAATCAAATGTGAGGTCTGAGTTTGGGCGAAGTTTGCCTCAGAACCAGCATACAACTTTGAATGGCTATGTGCATGGTCGTCAATTTGTCCAGACGAGGCAGAATGAAGCAAACTTGTTGGGAATGGATACAGAAGCTGATCGGCATAATTTAACATTACAAGGCATATCTATTCTCGAGTCACAGCGAGGCAGTGGTCCTGAGCTTACTAAGAAAAATCCATCAAGGTTGGAAGATACTGAATCTCCGGttaattatgattttcttgGAGGTCAACAGCAAATGAGTGGCCAGCAGCCTGGCATGCTGCAATCTTTGCCAAGGCAGCACTCAGGGATCAATGACATGCAGGTACTACAGCAACAATTCATGCTCACACAAATGCAAGAACTTCACAGGCAGCAGCTAGAGGAAAGGCAACAGAGTTCAATAAATCAGGTTTCTCCTGTCCCAAAACAGACAGCTCCCAACCATTCTGCTGCGCTGGTTAATGGCATTCCTATTAATGAGGCAGGTAATTATCCATGGCCACCTGAGCTTGTGTCAGGTAACTCAAATTGGCTGCAGCGTGGTGCATCTCAAGTTATACAAGGATCTTCTAGTGGACTTATGTTATCCCCTGAGCAAGGCCAGGCACTACGTCTGATGGGATTAGTTCCTCAACAGGTTGATCAATCTCTTTATGGGGTTCCTATTTCTAGTGTAAGAAGTACTCCAAGTCAAAATTCTCACGATCAACTGGATAAGCCTGCATTTCATCAGGTTTCGTCCAGTGGTAATTCCTTTTCAGGTCACCAGTATGCTACATTTCCTGGTCAGGCTAGCATGCACGATGAAACTTTTGCTTCCAGACAGAATTTTCAAGCTAAAAATATGTTTGGTCCTGCTGCTGGCCAAGGTCTAAACACTGTACCTAATTTGGAAAACTTGCAGCAAGTGAATCCTCAGCAAAGAAGTGCATCAATGCAAGAATTGAATGTGAGGCAAGAGTTAAATGGATCGTCAGAAACATCACATGAGAAAACACTAGTGCAGGTTGCCCCATCTCAGAGCGTGTCTTCCCTGGATCCAGCTGAACAGAAGATTTTGTTTGGTTCGGATGAAAATCTGTGGGATGCCTTTGGCAGGAGCACAAGGGCTGGAAATATGTTGGATGGTACTGATTTTTTCAATGGATTTCCTTCTGTGCAAAGTGGGAGTTGGAGTGCTCTTATGCAGTCTGCTGTTGCAGAAACTTCGAGTGCTGATTTAGGACTTCAGGAAGAGTGGAGTGGTCCGACATTTGGGGACACAGGACCTCCAACTGGGAATCAACAGCCCTTAACCATTAATGACAGTAGCAAACAGCCAGTCTGGACTGATAACAGCTTGCAGACTGCTTCGGCTTTGAGTTCTAGACCTTTCCCCCTTTCTGATGATGCAAATAGGCCCTCTACaagtaataattattttaaggtTCCAGGAGTTCAGCAGTCAGGACTCAAAAATCTGCATCAACAGGGTGACAGGTTTCAAAATAATTCTTCTAATAGAAGTATTCCACAGTTTCAGGAAGAAGGAAGCAAATGGTTAGATCGTAACCCGCTACAAAAGCCATTAACTGAAGGCAGTCATATTTATGGAAATTTTGCTCAGCCTTCAGGGGTAGAAACAAGTACCAAGAACATTTCCGGTTCTTTGGCCCATCCACAGATTATATCTTCTTATAATAGTGTTGGCCAGCCTTACAATAGATCAAATGGATGGAATTTTACTGAATCGTTGTCACCTGATAGTGGTTCTACTTTGAAACATCATGAGAAtgaaaaatcatctcaactgACTCAGAGTAGTGATCATAAGGGAGCCGCACACCTGGGAACTGGTCATGGTGCTGGTCGATGGAAGGCTACCGCTGCTCCTAATTCATCTGCTGCATCAGAACATGTAAAATCTGGTATAGGTAGCTTGCAGGTCTTCAGGGAAGATTCAAGTTCTAATAGTATTGCTGCAATTCCTAATTCAAGCACTTTGAGGGCCAACCAGGAAAGAAGCCAGCAGCTTCAAAACATTAATAATCTTGATTTCTGGAAGGATGTTCAATCCTCAGGGAACTCCAAAGGAAATGAGGATCTGGGGAAATACCGGCATCATCTCGATGAGAACCCTCAATTTTTGGAGTCACCAGGGAATAATGGGCTGGACAAGGGAACagttgaaatgaatgaaaaggaGAACTTGAATAAGAAAGAGAACTCAAGTGACAGTTCTCGCTCTAATATGTTGCATCATACTCCTACCAGTGGcttgagagagagtgtgtggCTAGATGCTAGTGACTCGCATAATTTGATTGAGAGCAAACAAAAGTTATCCAATCAACTTAATCGAAAATCTGGAACTCGTAGATTTCAGTACCATCCAATGGGGGATGTAGATATCGTGGAGCCTTCTTATGGCCCAAAACATATTGCAAATTCACAAGCAATGTCCCAGCAGGTTTCCCAAGGATTAAGAGGTCATGACCAGGTTTATGTTGGCCAATCAAGATTTTCGGATCAGGCTGATAGAAACTCTATGGAATTGGAGAAG GTGGACACCAAAGGCTTAGATGAGATACCTTTGAAAAGCATGCTTCCAGGTTATGTACCTAATTCATCTGGTCCCTATGACAACTCTGTGGGTAATTATGCCTCTAACAAGACGGCTACATCAAG tcAAAATATGCTGGAGCTTCTTCACAAGGTGGATCAATCAAATGAACGTGGCATCGGAAGACACATTAGCTCTTCTAATCACTGTCCATCTTCTGAGATGCCTGAAACAGAAACTTCTGATGGACCTGTTAGTCATTTTCAGCGAAATCAGTCCTCCGCCACTCAGGGTTTTGGTTTACAGTTGGCCCCTCCATCTCAACGGTTGCCAATTCCTGACCGTGTGTTGTCTTCTCAGAGCTCTTCACAAACAGTTCTTGGCTCATCTCATGTAGCTTCTGGGACTGGAGATAAGGCTAATATGTGGTTTGCCTTAACAGCCTCAGTTCAGTCTTTGGCATCTTCCCATGAATCATCTCAAGGTGAATTTAGGCATAATATTTCTGATAGTTCAGGCCAAATGCCCAATAAACAGTCACAGTACAATGTCCATGGAAAGTTCTCTACAGCTTTAATGTCTGGTTCTCCAAGTCATCATCAAGGCCAGCACACCACTGTTGCAAGTGGGCAACTAATGTTGGATCAAACTGGTCAATCTGTACTGGCGTCAGCACCAGATGCATCCACAAGGACTCAACATGACCTGGCTTGTTCTGCAGAGTTGTCCCAGCCAAATAGTTCAGACCAAACGCATTCAAGAGATCCCCAATCAATCCCGTCTTCGGAGCGCATGCAAGTCTCTCTGCCTTCTGTTACACCTGGCATTTCTCAACTGACTGCATTCTCAAAAATGGTTCCTAATTTATGGAACAGTGTTAAAAGCCAGCAACATTTGTTGGCAGCCCAACCATCCAAGGCTTCATCTAACTTGTTTAAGTTCCATCATCAATCAGATAACAATTCTGGACCTTTGAAGCTTGATAATCAAGATGCCCAGAAAGGAGGGGATGGTAAATCTGGATTTATTACAAGTTCTATAAATTCACAAGGCTTTGCCGGGAAAGAGCAGTTGTTGGGAAAAAACCCTGGGCAGCAAATGTCAGCTGAGAATAATGACCCTGTTGAAAACATGTTGAGCTTATCACAGGGGAGGGAATCTGTTGTAAATCCTCTGTCTGATTCACCTCATTCGAATGCTGCTTCTACTCAAAGAGACATTGAAGCTTTTGGCCGTTCTTTAAGACCAAATAATGCTATGCATCAGAATTACTCCTTACTGCATCAAGTACAAGCCATGAAAACTGGCGAGATTGATCCAAGTAATCATAGCGCAAAGAGATTTAAAGGTCCAGATTCTGATAGGGATGTACAGCACATAGCTCCAAAAGGAGGACAACCATCATATGGATACAATAATATGGTTAGAGATGCATCGTGTGATCACAGTTTAGGTCCATCTGGAGATTCTAAGATGCTAAGCTTTTCAGCTAAGCCAGGGGAAAGTCAGGATACAAATGCATCTGCTCAGGATATGTATGCATTTGTTCGGGACAATCATCATAATTTATCAAGTAGTAGTAGTGCAACTGCTGTTCGGTCTGAGAATTCTCAGATCAGTCCCCAGATGGCACCGTCCTGGTTTGAGCAGTATGGAAGCTTTAAAAATGGACAAACGTTGCCAACATATGATGTGCAGAAGACTGCCACTGCAAAGGCTTTGGAGCAGCCTTTCATTGTTGGGAAGCCAACTGACAGTTTGCTTGCTTGTAGTTCGACAGATCAAGTCAATGCTGCTCCCGATGCTAGTCATCTTGCTTATGTTCATCAAAGTTCTTACTCTACATCAGTCGCAAATGAACAGCCCTCATCGCATCATTTATTGCCTCCTGATGTCACCGATCATAGTATGATTACTGTAAGACCGAAGAAGCGTAAGAGTGCTACATCAGAACTCATACCATGGCATAAAGAATTGACGGAAGGCTCCCAAAGGCTTCAGAATATCAG TGTGGCAGAATTAGTTTGGGCCCAAGCAGTTAATCGACTGATTGAGAAG GTTGAAGATGAAGCTGAGGCGGTTGAAGATGGTCCACTCATCCTTATACCTAAAAGAAGGCTAATTTTGACAACACAACTTATGCAGCAGCTGCTACACCCTCCTCCTGCAGGAGTCATCTCTGCTGATTCTAGGTCACACTATGAGAGCATAGCTTACTTTATTGCCAGATCAGTACTAGGATATGCATGCGGTGCAATTTCTATCCCTGGAAATGATGCTTTTATGGCTACCGACAACAGAAGCCT CCTGTCTGAGAAGCTCACAACATTTGGAAGTGCTCACCATCGATGCTTAAAGGTCATGGAAGACTTTATTGGCAAAGCGAGGAAGCTCGAAACTGATTTGTTGAG ACTGGACAATAGAACCTCAATATTAGACTTAAGAGTGGAATACCAGGATCTAGAGAGGTTTTCTGTCATCAATCGTTTTGCCAAATTTCATGGTCGGGGGCAAGTTGATGGACCTGAGACCTCTTCGTCTTCTGATACAACTGCAAATTCCCAAAAATCTTGCCCCCAGAGATATGTTACCGCACTTCCAATGCCTAGGAATCTCCCCGACAGGGTACAATGTCTGTCACTTTga
- the LOC122288823 gene encoding protein Asterix — translation MSSHGNSISANDPRQPSAAKPYVAQMVSPQDLPVDYSGFIAVIFGIAGVMFRYKLSSWLAIIFCAQSLANMRNVENDLKQISMAMMFAIMGLVTNYFGPARPGTQS, via the exons ATGTCGTCGCACGGGAACTCAATATCGGCGAACGATCCACGTCAACCATCGGCGGCGAAGCCCTACGTGGCACAGATGGTGTCCCCGCAAGATCTGCCGGTCGATTACTCCGGTTTCATCGCCGTCATATTCGGCATCGCCGGCGTCATGTTTAGG TACAAGCTAAGCTCGTGGCTTGCTATCATATTCTGTGCTCAATCCCTCGCCAACATGCGGAATGTCGAGAATGACCTCAAGCAGATTTCCATGGCCATGAT GTTTGCTATAATGGGATTAGTAACAAATTACTTTGGGCCCGCTCGACCAGGCACACAAAGTTAA
- the LOC122290409 gene encoding uncharacterized protein LOC122290409 isoform X2, whose amino-acid sequence MPGNEVEDRVHNFFGQENSSQGHHHSQTGHGNWPVLNSNLLVGNQRQIGASFISDSKNYNVQQSDDSERGGGSQSLRVQHGFNLTQSNVRSEFGRSLPQNQHTTLNGYVHGRQFVQTRQNEANLLGMDTEADRHNLTLQGISILESQRGSGPELTKKNPSRLEDTESPVNYDFLGGQQQMSGQQPGMLQSLPRQHSGINDMQVLQQQFMLTQMQELHRQQLEERQQSSINQVSPVPKQTAPNHSAALVNGIPINEAGNYPWPPELVSGNSNWLQRGASQVIQGSSSGLMLSPEQGQALRLMGLVPQQVSSSGNSFSGHQYATFPGQASMHDETFASRQNFQAKNMFGPAAGQGLNTVPNLENLQQVNPQQRSASMQELNVRQELNGSSETSHEKTLVQVAPSQSVSSLDPAEQKILFGSDENLWDAFGRSTRAGNMLDGTDFFNGFPSVQSGSWSALMQSAVAETSSADLGLQEEWSGPTFGDTGPPTGNQQPLTINDSSKQPVWTDNSLQTASALSSRPFPLSDDANRPSTSNNYFKVPGVQQSGLKNLHQQGDRFQNNSSNRSIPQFQEEGSKWLDRNPLQKPLTEGSHIYGNFAQPSGVETSTKNISGSLAHPQIISSYNSVGQPYNRSNGWNFTESLSPDSGSTLKHHENEKSSQLTQSSDHKGAAHLGTGHGAGRWKATAAPNSSAASEHVKSGIGSLQVFREDSSSNSIAAIPNSSTLRANQERSQQLQNINNLDFWKDVQSSGNSKGNEDLGKYRHHLDENPQFLESPGNNGLDKGTVEMNEKENLNKKENSSDSSRSNMLHHTPTSGLRESVWLDASDSHNLIESKQKLSNQLNRKSGTRRFQYHPMGDVDIVEPSYGPKHIANSQAMSQQVSQGLRGHDQVYVGQSRFSDQADRNSMELEKVDTKGLDEIPLKSMLPGYVPNSSGPYDNSVGNYASNKTATSSQNMLELLHKVDQSNERGIGRHISSSNHCPSSEMPETETSDGPVSHFQRNQSSATQGFGLQLAPPSQRLPIPDRVLSSQSSSQTVLGSSHVASGTGDKANMWFALTASVQSLASSHESSQGEFRHNISDSSGQMPNKQSQYNVHGKFSTALMSGSPSHHQGQHTTVASGQLMLDQTGQSVLASAPDASTRTQHDLACSAELSQPNSSDQTHSRDPQSIPSSERMQVSLPSVTPGISQLTAFSKMVPNLWNSVKSQQHLLAAQPSKASSNLFKFHHQSDNNSGPLKLDNQDAQKGGDGKSGFITSSINSQGFAGKEQLLGKNPGQQMSAENNDPVENMLSLSQGRESVVNPLSDSPHSNAASTQRDIEAFGRSLRPNNAMHQNYSLLHQVQAMKTGEIDPSNHSAKRFKGPDSDRDVQHIAPKGGQPSYGYNNMVRDASCDHSLGPSGDSKMLSFSAKPGESQDTNASAQDMYAFVRDNHHNLSSSSSATAVRSENSQISPQMAPSWFEQYGSFKNGQTLPTYDVQKTATAKALEQPFIVGKPTDSLLACSSTDQVNAAPDASHLAYVHQSSYSTSVANEQPSSHHLLPPDVTDHSMITVRPKKRKSATSELIPWHKELTEGSQRLQNISVAELVWAQAVNRLIEKVEDEAEAVEDGPLILIPKRRLILTTQLMQQLLHPPPAGVISADSRSHYESIAYFIARSVLGYACGAISIPGNDAFMATDNRSLLSEKLTTFGSAHHRCLKVMEDFIGKARKLETDLLRLDNRTSILDLRVEYQDLERFSVINRFAKFHGRGQVDGPETSSSSDTTANSQKSCPQRYVTALPMPRNLPDRVQCLSL is encoded by the exons ATGCCTGGCAACGAAGTTGAAGACAGGGTCCACAATTTCTTTGGCCAAGAGAACTCGTCTCAGGGCCATCATCATTCACAAACAGGTCACGGAAACTGGCCTGTTTTAAATAGCAATCTGTTGGTTGGAAACCAGAGACAGATCGGTGCTTCTTTTATTTCCGATTCAAAGAATTACAATGTACAGCAGTCAG ATGACTCTGAGAGGGGAGGAGGAAGTCAGTCTTTGCGTGTGCAACATGGTTTCAACTTGACACAATCAAATGTGAGGTCTGAGTTTGGGCGAAGTTTGCCTCAGAACCAGCATACAACTTTGAATGGCTATGTGCATGGTCGTCAATTTGTCCAGACGAGGCAGAATGAAGCAAACTTGTTGGGAATGGATACAGAAGCTGATCGGCATAATTTAACATTACAAGGCATATCTATTCTCGAGTCACAGCGAGGCAGTGGTCCTGAGCTTACTAAGAAAAATCCATCAAGGTTGGAAGATACTGAATCTCCGGttaattatgattttcttgGAGGTCAACAGCAAATGAGTGGCCAGCAGCCTGGCATGCTGCAATCTTTGCCAAGGCAGCACTCAGGGATCAATGACATGCAGGTACTACAGCAACAATTCATGCTCACACAAATGCAAGAACTTCACAGGCAGCAGCTAGAGGAAAGGCAACAGAGTTCAATAAATCAGGTTTCTCCTGTCCCAAAACAGACAGCTCCCAACCATTCTGCTGCGCTGGTTAATGGCATTCCTATTAATGAGGCAGGTAATTATCCATGGCCACCTGAGCTTGTGTCAGGTAACTCAAATTGGCTGCAGCGTGGTGCATCTCAAGTTATACAAGGATCTTCTAGTGGACTTATGTTATCCCCTGAGCAAGGCCAGGCACTACGTCTGATGGGATTAGTTCCTCAACAG GTTTCGTCCAGTGGTAATTCCTTTTCAGGTCACCAGTATGCTACATTTCCTGGTCAGGCTAGCATGCACGATGAAACTTTTGCTTCCAGACAGAATTTTCAAGCTAAAAATATGTTTGGTCCTGCTGCTGGCCAAGGTCTAAACACTGTACCTAATTTGGAAAACTTGCAGCAAGTGAATCCTCAGCAAAGAAGTGCATCAATGCAAGAATTGAATGTGAGGCAAGAGTTAAATGGATCGTCAGAAACATCACATGAGAAAACACTAGTGCAGGTTGCCCCATCTCAGAGCGTGTCTTCCCTGGATCCAGCTGAACAGAAGATTTTGTTTGGTTCGGATGAAAATCTGTGGGATGCCTTTGGCAGGAGCACAAGGGCTGGAAATATGTTGGATGGTACTGATTTTTTCAATGGATTTCCTTCTGTGCAAAGTGGGAGTTGGAGTGCTCTTATGCAGTCTGCTGTTGCAGAAACTTCGAGTGCTGATTTAGGACTTCAGGAAGAGTGGAGTGGTCCGACATTTGGGGACACAGGACCTCCAACTGGGAATCAACAGCCCTTAACCATTAATGACAGTAGCAAACAGCCAGTCTGGACTGATAACAGCTTGCAGACTGCTTCGGCTTTGAGTTCTAGACCTTTCCCCCTTTCTGATGATGCAAATAGGCCCTCTACaagtaataattattttaaggtTCCAGGAGTTCAGCAGTCAGGACTCAAAAATCTGCATCAACAGGGTGACAGGTTTCAAAATAATTCTTCTAATAGAAGTATTCCACAGTTTCAGGAAGAAGGAAGCAAATGGTTAGATCGTAACCCGCTACAAAAGCCATTAACTGAAGGCAGTCATATTTATGGAAATTTTGCTCAGCCTTCAGGGGTAGAAACAAGTACCAAGAACATTTCCGGTTCTTTGGCCCATCCACAGATTATATCTTCTTATAATAGTGTTGGCCAGCCTTACAATAGATCAAATGGATGGAATTTTACTGAATCGTTGTCACCTGATAGTGGTTCTACTTTGAAACATCATGAGAAtgaaaaatcatctcaactgACTCAGAGTAGTGATCATAAGGGAGCCGCACACCTGGGAACTGGTCATGGTGCTGGTCGATGGAAGGCTACCGCTGCTCCTAATTCATCTGCTGCATCAGAACATGTAAAATCTGGTATAGGTAGCTTGCAGGTCTTCAGGGAAGATTCAAGTTCTAATAGTATTGCTGCAATTCCTAATTCAAGCACTTTGAGGGCCAACCAGGAAAGAAGCCAGCAGCTTCAAAACATTAATAATCTTGATTTCTGGAAGGATGTTCAATCCTCAGGGAACTCCAAAGGAAATGAGGATCTGGGGAAATACCGGCATCATCTCGATGAGAACCCTCAATTTTTGGAGTCACCAGGGAATAATGGGCTGGACAAGGGAACagttgaaatgaatgaaaaggaGAACTTGAATAAGAAAGAGAACTCAAGTGACAGTTCTCGCTCTAATATGTTGCATCATACTCCTACCAGTGGcttgagagagagtgtgtggCTAGATGCTAGTGACTCGCATAATTTGATTGAGAGCAAACAAAAGTTATCCAATCAACTTAATCGAAAATCTGGAACTCGTAGATTTCAGTACCATCCAATGGGGGATGTAGATATCGTGGAGCCTTCTTATGGCCCAAAACATATTGCAAATTCACAAGCAATGTCCCAGCAGGTTTCCCAAGGATTAAGAGGTCATGACCAGGTTTATGTTGGCCAATCAAGATTTTCGGATCAGGCTGATAGAAACTCTATGGAATTGGAGAAG GTGGACACCAAAGGCTTAGATGAGATACCTTTGAAAAGCATGCTTCCAGGTTATGTACCTAATTCATCTGGTCCCTATGACAACTCTGTGGGTAATTATGCCTCTAACAAGACGGCTACATCAAG tcAAAATATGCTGGAGCTTCTTCACAAGGTGGATCAATCAAATGAACGTGGCATCGGAAGACACATTAGCTCTTCTAATCACTGTCCATCTTCTGAGATGCCTGAAACAGAAACTTCTGATGGACCTGTTAGTCATTTTCAGCGAAATCAGTCCTCCGCCACTCAGGGTTTTGGTTTACAGTTGGCCCCTCCATCTCAACGGTTGCCAATTCCTGACCGTGTGTTGTCTTCTCAGAGCTCTTCACAAACAGTTCTTGGCTCATCTCATGTAGCTTCTGGGACTGGAGATAAGGCTAATATGTGGTTTGCCTTAACAGCCTCAGTTCAGTCTTTGGCATCTTCCCATGAATCATCTCAAGGTGAATTTAGGCATAATATTTCTGATAGTTCAGGCCAAATGCCCAATAAACAGTCACAGTACAATGTCCATGGAAAGTTCTCTACAGCTTTAATGTCTGGTTCTCCAAGTCATCATCAAGGCCAGCACACCACTGTTGCAAGTGGGCAACTAATGTTGGATCAAACTGGTCAATCTGTACTGGCGTCAGCACCAGATGCATCCACAAGGACTCAACATGACCTGGCTTGTTCTGCAGAGTTGTCCCAGCCAAATAGTTCAGACCAAACGCATTCAAGAGATCCCCAATCAATCCCGTCTTCGGAGCGCATGCAAGTCTCTCTGCCTTCTGTTACACCTGGCATTTCTCAACTGACTGCATTCTCAAAAATGGTTCCTAATTTATGGAACAGTGTTAAAAGCCAGCAACATTTGTTGGCAGCCCAACCATCCAAGGCTTCATCTAACTTGTTTAAGTTCCATCATCAATCAGATAACAATTCTGGACCTTTGAAGCTTGATAATCAAGATGCCCAGAAAGGAGGGGATGGTAAATCTGGATTTATTACAAGTTCTATAAATTCACAAGGCTTTGCCGGGAAAGAGCAGTTGTTGGGAAAAAACCCTGGGCAGCAAATGTCAGCTGAGAATAATGACCCTGTTGAAAACATGTTGAGCTTATCACAGGGGAGGGAATCTGTTGTAAATCCTCTGTCTGATTCACCTCATTCGAATGCTGCTTCTACTCAAAGAGACATTGAAGCTTTTGGCCGTTCTTTAAGACCAAATAATGCTATGCATCAGAATTACTCCTTACTGCATCAAGTACAAGCCATGAAAACTGGCGAGATTGATCCAAGTAATCATAGCGCAAAGAGATTTAAAGGTCCAGATTCTGATAGGGATGTACAGCACATAGCTCCAAAAGGAGGACAACCATCATATGGATACAATAATATGGTTAGAGATGCATCGTGTGATCACAGTTTAGGTCCATCTGGAGATTCTAAGATGCTAAGCTTTTCAGCTAAGCCAGGGGAAAGTCAGGATACAAATGCATCTGCTCAGGATATGTATGCATTTGTTCGGGACAATCATCATAATTTATCAAGTAGTAGTAGTGCAACTGCTGTTCGGTCTGAGAATTCTCAGATCAGTCCCCAGATGGCACCGTCCTGGTTTGAGCAGTATGGAAGCTTTAAAAATGGACAAACGTTGCCAACATATGATGTGCAGAAGACTGCCACTGCAAAGGCTTTGGAGCAGCCTTTCATTGTTGGGAAGCCAACTGACAGTTTGCTTGCTTGTAGTTCGACAGATCAAGTCAATGCTGCTCCCGATGCTAGTCATCTTGCTTATGTTCATCAAAGTTCTTACTCTACATCAGTCGCAAATGAACAGCCCTCATCGCATCATTTATTGCCTCCTGATGTCACCGATCATAGTATGATTACTGTAAGACCGAAGAAGCGTAAGAGTGCTACATCAGAACTCATACCATGGCATAAAGAATTGACGGAAGGCTCCCAAAGGCTTCAGAATATCAG TGTGGCAGAATTAGTTTGGGCCCAAGCAGTTAATCGACTGATTGAGAAG GTTGAAGATGAAGCTGAGGCGGTTGAAGATGGTCCACTCATCCTTATACCTAAAAGAAGGCTAATTTTGACAACACAACTTATGCAGCAGCTGCTACACCCTCCTCCTGCAGGAGTCATCTCTGCTGATTCTAGGTCACACTATGAGAGCATAGCTTACTTTATTGCCAGATCAGTACTAGGATATGCATGCGGTGCAATTTCTATCCCTGGAAATGATGCTTTTATGGCTACCGACAACAGAAGCCT CCTGTCTGAGAAGCTCACAACATTTGGAAGTGCTCACCATCGATGCTTAAAGGTCATGGAAGACTTTATTGGCAAAGCGAGGAAGCTCGAAACTGATTTGTTGAG ACTGGACAATAGAACCTCAATATTAGACTTAAGAGTGGAATACCAGGATCTAGAGAGGTTTTCTGTCATCAATCGTTTTGCCAAATTTCATGGTCGGGGGCAAGTTGATGGACCTGAGACCTCTTCGTCTTCTGATACAACTGCAAATTCCCAAAAATCTTGCCCCCAGAGATATGTTACCGCACTTCCAATGCCTAGGAATCTCCCCGACAGGGTACAATGTCTGTCACTTTga